The genome window GATTTTTCTGCTACTGTAGTTGCTACAAAACCAGATTTTAGCGATGCTAAATTTACCATGACCGCTACTGCTTCTTCTGTAAATACCGCAAACGACCAACGCGATGGCCACCTTAAATCAGGCGATTTCTTCGACGTTGCAAATTTCCCAACCCTTACTTTTGTTAGTACAGGTATCAGCAAAGGTTCTGCTGCTAACCGTTATAAATTAAACGGTAATTTAACCTTACACGGTGTAACCAGGGCAGTTAGTTTTGAACTTTGGTACCGTGGTACTATTACCAACCCAATGAGCAAAGCTGATGACGCAGGTTTCCAGGTTACAGGAACCATCAAACGTTCTGACTTTGGCTTCGGCAGCAAATATGGTTCGCCAATGCTAAGTGATGAAGTTACTGTTAAAGCTAACGGCGAATTCGCAAAAGCAAACTAATTAACCCCAATTAAAAAAAAAAGCTCAAAGCGAAAGGTTAACCCTTAATGCTTTGAGCTTTTTTTTTACTTAATCCGGGTAAATGTCATGGTTTTACCTATCCATTTAAAGTGCCAGTAGCCTTTTACCTTTAGTTCTCCTTTTTTATCAATATAGGCCGATGAATTCCATTCCCGGCCGTGTTTCGAGTCGTAAATCATCCCATTTTCCCAGCTATCCGTGTTGGGGTGATATTCAAGGTTACGCAAAATGCTCATGCCAAGTATTTTCCTGCCGCGCAATGCCGGGTTAGGATTACGCCTGTCTGTCCAGTAATCCATAGGTTTTCCATCAGTGTCGCTAAACCATGCTATTTTCACCACAAACTGACCTTGCTCCATGTAAACATTGATTCTTAAATCTTTGTCTTTAGACTCCCACTTCCCGCAAATCCTTTCAGAAGGCTTAAAAGCCTGTCCTTTTAGGGCGACGGTTGTACTTAAAAACAGCATAAAAAAGCCGAGCAGTTGTTTAGTGAGCATCCAACATATATATATGTTTAATATTAAAACAATAGTGATGCCAATATTATAGATAGCTGGTTTGGCCCTGATTAACTTCTGCCAATTCAAACTTCCCTTATCAAATTCTGCCCTTTCGCGGCCTTTCCCCATCGTTTTTTTTACAGGCACTAATGGTGTATCTGCTACACAACTCATATATTTGAATTAACCAATTGTCCTGTCCTCATGAAAAAACTGCTAGTGCTGTTGCTCCTTCCATACTGCTTCTTCACCTTTGCTCAATCGAAAAATATTTATCACAAAGGCTGGGTTGACTTTAATAAGAATGGTAAGATGGATGTATTTGAGGACCCGTCGCAAACCATTGATAAGCGAATTACGGATCTGCTGAGCCAGATGACGATTGAAGAAAAAACATGCCAGCTGGCTACTTTGTATGGGTACAAGAGGGTTTTGAAAGAAGAAATGCCCGCACCATCATGGAAAAACGAGGTTTGGAAAGATGGCATTGCTAATATTGATGAAGAACTGAATAACTTAACCTCAAAAACGGATGATGCCCCCACACAATATTCCTATCCGTACAGCAAACATGCATCAGCTATAAATACTATCCAAAAATGGTTTGTTGAAGAAACCCGAATGGGCATTCCGGTTGATTTCACCAACGAAGGTATCCACGGGCTCAACCACGACCGGGCAACGCCACTCCCCGCCCCTATTGCCATTGGCAGTACCTGGGATAAGGAACTCGTACGCCGCGCAGGGCAAACCGTAGGCAAGGAAGCAAAGGCGCTGGGCTATACCAATGTTTATGCGCCAATACTGGATGTTTCCCGCGACCAGCGCTGGGGCCGCGTGGTGGAAACCTATGGCGAAAATCCGTTTTTAATAGCCGAACTGGGTAAACAGATGACGCTGGGGATCCAGGAAGAAGGCGTAGCATCAACTTTAAAGCATTACGCGGTTTACAGCGTGCCCAAGGGCGGCCGCGACGGCGCCGCACGGACCGATCCGCATGTGGCACCGCGCGAAATGTACCAACTTTACTTATATCCATTTCGCAGGGTGATCCAGGAAGCACACCCGCTGGGTGTAATGAGC of Mucilaginibacter xinganensis contains these proteins:
- a CDS encoding YceI family protein, which translates into the protein MKKLFILAAAALLNTAAFAQTTWNSDKAHSRLQFTITHLAVSDVDGEFKDFSATVVATKPDFSDAKFTMTATASSVNTANDQRDGHLKSGDFFDVANFPTLTFVSTGISKGSAANRYKLNGNLTLHGVTRAVSFELWYRGTITNPMSKADDAGFQVTGTIKRSDFGFGSKYGSPMLSDEVTVKANGEFAKAN
- a CDS encoding DUF2147 domain-containing protein encodes the protein MSCVADTPLVPVKKTMGKGRERAEFDKGSLNWQKLIRAKPAIYNIGITIVLILNIYICWMLTKQLLGFFMLFLSTTVALKGQAFKPSERICGKWESKDKDLRINVYMEQGQFVVKIAWFSDTDGKPMDYWTDRRNPNPALRGRKILGMSILRNLEYHPNTDSWENGMIYDSKHGREWNSSAYIDKKGELKVKGYWHFKWIGKTMTFTRIK